The Rhopalosiphum maidis isolate BTI-1 chromosome 2, ASM367621v3, whole genome shotgun sequence genome segment ttaaaaatgatattggaaaaacaataattaattaaataaaaaaatatatatatatgtatatatagagcaggtatataaaatgttttaaacttattttacctaaattttaaatcataatgaatatgataaacaaaatattgtactaacataatttaatagcgATAATAAATGGCATTAAGTGTCAACATGTGAAGAGCAGATAGTTTTTGTcggaaaaaaaacatcattcgAATAGTTCAATACCCAAAAGTTGAAGGAGAAAAATTTGATGGTTATTGATTCCTACCAGCCTTCGCTTCAGCAACCTGCCTAAcaagatacaaaaaaaatcattatgtataaaaaacaaaaaaaaaaatcctcagtattatttttactcaagctaagaataatttttaagcattaaaagttctagtttaaaatgttaatgttaaatatgcaATACTCACTTTTAATACCTTCCTCTCGAATTTTGATGGAAATTACCACTACCtcctaaaatcaattaatatgttattaaaataaaattatgttaatattcataattaaatgtatattttattattgaaaaaaaatgtcatttataatcattttaacaaaaaatattaccacGACCTGTATGATATGGTACTGCTCTATTGTTACCAAAATTTCCTCGCATTGGTCCTCCTCCATATCCACTTTGACTACCTCCCCAATTACCtcctttaatataaataatatatttaaaaaaaaattaaattaatatttatatttatttatttagttatagctGATGTAAATACCTCCATTACCCCAACCTCCTTGAGAAGCTTGACTACCCCAAACATTATTCCAGCCTTGAGGACCTCCTTGAGCCCAACCACCACCACTGCTTCCACCGCCATATCCCCCAAAATGGTTacctagaaataaaattactcaacataagtataattttaataatttaaattttgtttttatcaacatttaaattgtaagctccacaataagataaaatatgcatttaaaattaacaaatatatatatctatttatataaatatctattatattgagTATTTAGATTATACGCCAGTTTCTTATAAGCaactttataacatttataatttagatgcgtttatatatattatattgtatacattaaaataaaatgcacttGCCACcccaattattatttggtcCTCCCCAATTTTGTCCTCTTCCACTACTAGCACCACGACCACCTCTACGACCTCTAGAAGCCGATGCTACATCTTTGCTAACAGCTTTTTTAACTTCTAATTTAGATCCGGAAACTTCATGACTTTTGATtactaaaagaaatatataataagtaaatcttgttcatgaaaaataaataagataatacatacaaacagCTTTATCAACTGAATCTGAATCATCAAATTCAATGAATCCAAATCCTTTACGTTGACCAGTCTCTTTGTctgtaataatttgaatattaagtatatttccaTACTGTCCAAAATACTCTTTTAAATCTTCTTCAGCTTGTTCTTTAATTCcagaaacaaacatttttttcacagtCCATGCTATATCAGGTTTATCTATGTCCTATAATCATaccataatgaaaaaataacataaaatatttaacagaattttttttatatttgattaaatattcacATCACGAGGTACAGCACGTTTTGTTTCTACTTCACGACCATCAATTTTATGCGGTCTATTGGCCATAGCATCATCTACCATTGAAGATTttgaatatgtaataaaaccgAAACCTCGTGacctaaaatataacaacaagattttaaatatgtaaggaatatattgtttcttatattcttaaaattatctattattagttttgtaaATTCAAACATTTGTGCAGAaagatga includes the following:
- the LOC113551331 gene encoding heterogeneous nuclear ribonucleoprotein A1-like isoform X1; the encoded protein is MSVSGENTVDVEEPEQFRKLFIGGLNYTTTNDSLKEFFEKWGDIVDVVVMKDPVTKRSRGFGFITYSKSSMVDDAMANRPHKIDGREVETKRAVPRDDIDKPDIAWTVKKMFVSGIKEQAEEDLKEYFGQYGNILNIQIITDKETGQRKGFGFIEFDDSDSVDKAVLIKSHEVSGSKLEVKKAVSKDVASASRGRRGGRGASSGRGQNWGGPNNNWGGNHFGGYGGGSSGGGWAQGGPQGWNNVWGSQASQGGWGNGGGNWGGSQSGYGGGPMRGNFGNNRAVPYHTGRGGSGNFHQNSRGRY
- the LOC113551331 gene encoding heterogeneous nuclear ribonucleoprotein A1-like isoform X2 yields the protein MSVSGENTVDVEEPEQFRKLFIGGLNYTTTNDSLKEFFEKWGDIVDVVVMKDPVTKRSRGFGFITYSKSSMVDDAMANRPHKIDGREVETKRAVPRDDIDKPDIAWTVKKMFVSGIKEQAEEDLKEYFGQYGNILNIQIITDKETGQRKGFGFIEFDDSDSVDKAVLIKSHEVSGSKLEVKKAVSKDVASASRGRRGGRGASSGRGQNWGGPNNNWGGNHFGGYGGGSSGGGWAQGGPQGWNNVWGSQASQGGWGNGGGNWGGSQSGYGGGPMRGNFGNNRAVPYHTGRGSGNFHQNSRGRY